AGACAATTGTGTCGACAATTTTCATCGGTAGCTGCTCTGTTTTTTTTCTGTTCCGGAGACAAATTACCACGAAAACCGTATTTGTTCGGTGCAACAACCGCACAATTTTCAACCAACACATTTGTACCTCCAAAGCGCAAAGCACTACAGGATGAATTCAGCACAGAGTTTCGCACAACTACATTGATATTATCGAATCCTGCAATGGCATCATCCCCCGAATAAAACACAGTATCTTCCACAACCACATCGTCGCAGGTTCTTATGTCAAAACCATCGTGCCCACCAAGCACAGTAATACCTTTAACATGTATATTTTTACTGTTCTGAATGGCGTGCGCCCAGTTGGCACTGTCTTTCATCGTATAGCCTGAAAGTGTTACATTTTCACAAAACCACATATTTATGCCGTGCGGTCCTCTGTATTTTTCTTCACCCAGTTCATCATAGCAGTTTTGCCCGGATATGGTTGCATTTTTTCACCGATTATGGCGACATTTTTCGCATTTATCGCCCGGACTATCGCATTATTCCAACGACTGTATGGCTTTACGGATCGAGACTGACTTATTGATGTATCAACAACTTTCTCAAGGTCTTCCGGATTTACGGGTTCTATCTTATCATCAAGATACGCACAATAATCTTCAGGATCTGTGCTTCCTGTCAAAATCGCCCCTTCCATAAGATGCAATGTAACATTAGACCTTATTCGTAATCCACCAGTCAAAAAATTTCCACACGGAATAACAACTTCTCCTCCGCCTGCCAAAAAACATTCATCAATCGCTTTTTGAATTTGCTTTGTACAAATCTCATTTCCGGCTTTTGCACCAAAATCAGTAATATAGTACACGATGCCCACTCCTCATTTTGTAACACTATTTAACTTTCCTAAGTAAAAATCGCATAATTCAAAACCCGTTTTTCATATACGCCACTTTACATGCACGGGCATAACATTGCGAAACATATTCTTCAATTGTCATTTGGGTATACATATCATTGTCGTGTCGGTTTGGCTTACTGGTTTTATTCAGTTCAAATGTAAGAATATCGTTATAAGCGTATCTGTTTAATCTTTCAACAACGCTTTCCCAGGACGTAATGCCATCAAAGGGAAGCAGATGTAAATCGTCTGTCCAGATAATATTCCCGTCAAAATCACTGACCCCTAAATTGTCATTTAAATGGGTCGCAATGAGTCTGTCCCCGTACAAGCTTAGCATATCTTTTCCTCTGTTATAGCAAAGCTCATGCCCCGTATCCCAGCAAAATCCAACATTTTTGCATGTAGAAAAGGCATTCATCAATGATGCAAGGTATGCTTCGCCCTCGGTGTTCTCAAAGGCAATTCTGACATTTGATTTTTCAGCCTCCCGAACAACCCGTCCGAAATTCTCAATTCCTGCCGAATTTGGTCCGTCGCTCGGCTCAAAACCGATGTATGTATGGGCAACCATAATCGGAACACCCGATTCCGCACAATCTCTAACACACTCTAAAAGCTCATTTACGGCTTTTTCCGCTTCGGCATCACGCTTCCACATCTTTGCTGCATTTATAAAAGGTGCATGGACAGACTGATATATCATTCCGATTTCATCGGCTAATTTACGATAACTTTTTGTTTGTTTATCCCAATTTGTAAAAAAGGCATCAAATCCCGTTTGTTTGAAAAGAGAAATCTGTTCTTCTATACTGATTCCATACTGTGAACTTGTTCCCAAGCACAACTTTGTTTTATACACAACAATCAGCCCCTTTCCATATCATTACTTATACGACAAAATACGTTTTCTGACAAAATTGATTGCATGGCAAGCAGTCAGTTCGCGGTTTTTGTTGCGGTTGTACTTTAAATTAAGCTTAAAGTACTCGGTTTTATTTTTATCCGAAACACCGATATAGACAAGCCCCACAGGTTTTTCAGGCGTACCACCGTCGGGACCTGCAATGCCGGTTGCGGAAACACCGATGTCCGCATTTGCCGCAATGCGTGCCCCCTCTGCCATTTCCATAGCCGTTTCCGGACTTACTGCACCATACGCCTCTAAGGTTTCATGCTTTACACCAACCAAGGCTTCCTTGGCGGAATTGGCGTATGTAACATAGCTTTGGTCTAAAATGGCAGATGCGCCCGGCACACCACCTATTTTGGAGGCAATTAAACCTGCTGTACAGGATTCTGCCGTTGCAATTTTAAGCTTCTTTTCAATCAAAAGCTTTACAGTTACCGCTTCTAAGGTATCCTCACCCGTGCCGTACAAATCTTCGCCAAACACAGCATACAGCTTGTCGGCAGTTTTGGAAATCAGCTGCTTAGCTTCATCTAAATTCTTACCCTTGGCAGTTACCCGAAGCAAAGCCTCTGTTGCCTTGGCATAAGGTGCAATGGTAGGGTTGGTCTGGTTGTCAATCAAATCCTTTACCATTTGTGCTGCCTTTGACTCACCTACACCGAAAATATGATAGAATTCGGATTTTAAAACGCTGTCGGATTTTTTGAGCAGATATGGCTTAACAAAATTTTCAAACATCACGGTAAGCTCTGCCGGAGGTCCGGGAAGCACCACAATGATTTTTTCGCCGTTATCATATAAAAAGCC
This DNA window, taken from Clostridia bacterium, encodes the following:
- a CDS encoding sugar phosphate isomerase/epimerase, which gives rise to MYKTKLCLGTSSQYGISIEEQISLFKQTGFDAFFTNWDKQTKSYRKLADEIGMIYQSVHAPFINAAKMWKRDAEAEKAVNELLECVRDCAESGVPIMVAHTYIGFEPSDGPNSAGIENFGRVVREAEKSNVRIAFENTEGEAYLASLMNAFSTCKNVGFCWDTGHELCYNRGKDMLSLYGDRLIATHLNDNLGVSDFDGNIIWTDDLHLLPFDGITSWESVVERLNRYAYNDILTFELNKTSKPNRHDNDMYTQMTIEEYVSQCYARACKVAYMKNGF
- a CDS encoding competence/damage-inducible protein A, which gives rise to MVCELIAVGTEILLGDILNTDAQYLSQELSALGINVYYQGVVGDNHDRLLEYAKMAIDRSDMVIFSGGLGPTADDITKETVAEALGLEMEMHKESLDNLLYYFRDREMPESNKKQALIPKGALALKNLNGTAPGFLYDNGEKIIVVLPGPPAELTVMFENFVKPYLLKKSDSVLKSEFYHIFGVGESKAAQMVKDLIDNQTNPTIAPYAKATEALLRVTAKGKNLDEAKQLISKTADKLYAVFGEDLYGTGEDTLEAVTVKLLIEKKLKIATAESCTAGLIASKIGGVPGASAILDQSYVTYANSAKEALVGVKHETLEAYGAVSPETAMEMAEGARIAANADIGVSATGIAGPDGGTPEKPVGLVYIGVSDKNKTEYFKLNLKYNRNKNRELTACHAINFVRKRILSYK